From the genome of Candidatus Omnitrophota bacterium:
ATTTTTTGCTAAAATTATCTCACAATTACCAATTACTGATTCCAAAAAAAGGAAGGAGGTGAAAAGAGATGAAGAAAGGTGGTTTTACCTTAATTGAGTTGGTGATCGTTATTGTCATCATTGGCATCTTGGCCGCGATTGCTATTCCCCGTTACTTAGACCTGCAGACAGAGGCAAAAAGATCATCCTGTCAGGGAACTATTGGTGCTATCCGTGCTGGAATCCAGATTTATCTTGCTAAGGAAAAAGCTTTTCCTCCGGCAGATGCGAGCATCGATGATGTAATCACTGAGGATTATGATGCTACTCTTTGGACAACTACAACCCTTGATGGTGCGGTCTGCGACTATGGGGATCAGCAGTTTACCTGTGACTACTCCGCAACAGATGGCTCATTTATTTGTACTGAGGGAGCAGGTGGAGGTGGTGGTTAAGGTAGAGGTGTAGGTGGATAAGAGAAAAACCAAAGTCTAAACAGTCAAAAACTCAATTGCAAAAAAAAAATAAAAAAATACTGGCGCTGGATGTAGATGGAGAAATAATTACCCTTGTTCTGGCGGAATTAGCCAAAGAACAAATTAAACTCGTAGGAATAAAAACTATTTCTCTATTAGGGCTAAGTCCAGCGGATTATACTCAAGAACTAAGTGCAAGAATTCAAGAGGCATTAAAAGAATTCTCACCTCTGGGTCGGGAAGTGCTCGTTTCTCTCCACTCAAGTTCCCTTTATCTGGGAAGATATGCCCTTCCCGGCCTTCCGCAAAAAGAAATCTCCTCTGCTTTACGCTGGCAGTTCAAAGATGCCGTCTCCGAGAAAGAAGAAGATATCCTCTTTGATTACCTTCTAGTAAAAGAAACCACGGACTCTGAAGGTTTAAGACAGAAACATTATCTGGTCTGTCTGGTTCCTAAAAAAGAAGTAAACGCTCTCTGTCAACTCTTAGAAAAAATAAACCTTGAACCTTTAAAAATAACTCCTCCACCATTTTCTTTAGGTAAACTGCTTCCGGAAAATATTCTTCCTCAAAAGATATATGCGGTTTTAGATTTCGCTTGGACAACTTCTACGCTTTCTTTTTATCGGAATCGTGAAATTCTTTTTTCCCGACTTATCCCCGTGGGGGTAAAGAATCTGGTAAATTCTCTGTGTATTTCTCTTGTTTATAAAGGAAATAATCTCTCCTTAAATTCTCAAAGTGCTTGGCAACTACTCCAGGAGGTAGGCATTCCAGAAACTACCGAAGGGGAATGGCATGGTTTTCCTTTTTCCCAAATACTCATCCTTCTTCGTCCGGAACTGGAACGACTTGCCACAGAGTTAATCCGTTCCTTGGATTATTTCTCCTTTACCTTGAAAGAAGGAACTCCAGAAAAAATCTTTCTTACAGGTATTGGCTCAGCTATTAAAGGCTTGCTTAAAATCTTAACTCCTAGTCTTCATTTTCCTTTAGAAGTACTAACTTTCCCTGTGGCAACAAGTTTAGAACTCTCCCCTCAGGAAAAAAATGCACTTACCGCTCCACTAGCAAATATCTTGAATCGCTTCCATAAAACAATTGATTTCCTGCCTCAAGAATTTAGGATAGCACAAATCCCTGCTCTCAAAAAAGCAATAAATTTATTTTCCTTAATAGTTACTTTCTTTCTCTTGGGCTCAATAATTCTTGCTTTGCCGCGAAATATAATCCAGAAAAAGGAACTCACACGCTTTAAAAAGCAGATGCCCAATTTTGAGAAACTGAGAGCCTTAAAACAAGAATTTGACCGAAAAAGAGAAATTAAAGATATTATTTCCGCGGGAAAAATGAATTTTAACTGGGTAATTCAGGAAATCTCAGCCCTTCTTCCTCCCAAAGCAATAATTTCCCGCATGAACATCGATAAAAACTCCCGTAGTATTGAGCTTCTGGGGGTAATCTTTGCCGGAGATTTTGTGGAAAACATCGTGGTGGAGATGATGAAAAATATGGAAAATTCAAAAATTTTCTTTGAACCAAAATTAGAATCTATTAGAAAATCGCCCGAGAAGAGTCTTGCTGAGTTCAAAATAAAGGCACGAATAAGATGAAACTAATTACCATATTAAAAAAATACAAAAGGCTAATCCGTTTAGGCATCCCCTTAACTATTCCCCTTGCAATTTATCTCTTTATCTATCTTCCCATCCACAAACAAATAAAGAATATCGCCAGTGAACATAAAAAATATAGTGAGATAGTAAAGGAACTGGGAATATCCTCTGCTTCCGCGGTAACAGCCCCCACATTCAACCGCCAAATACTGGAATTGGAGAAAACTTTCTTCTTAAGCGATGCGGAATCTTTGGACAGCATCTCCCGTTTCTGTTATGACTTAGGCTTGGAACTGGTGGCGATAAATCCGTTAAAGAAAGAAAAAATAATTGATAAAGAGAAAAAACCTCTCACTCTGGGAAAAAAAAGTATTTATCGCTTAGGGTTTAAAATCTCTCTTCAGGGCAATTTCACGATGTTGATGAAATTCTTGGAAGAGGTAGACAAAGGAGAAAAATTTCTGATTTTAAATAATTTTACCATTGGCAAAATAGCACCTTTAGACCCAACTTCTGATAGTTTGAAGCTTGATTTAGAATTGGAAGCATTTGTGCTGGGGTGAGAGAGAAAGGGTAAAACTTAAAGCGCAAAACGAATAAAACGAAAATAACGAAATCAACGAAATCAACGAACAAAACGAAGATAACGAATAGAACGAATTCAACGAACAAAACGAGCCAAACGAGATTAACGAATTTAACGAAAATAACGAACTAAACGAACAAAACGAACTAAATCCGCCTTTCTTTGGGGCGGAAACTTTGACCCTTTTATATGTTAGACAAAAAAAAGCTTAATCTGATTGCAGGAGTTTTAATTGTGGTCTTTATCTTAATGCTTTTCCCCTCATTAGCGAAGATAAAGAAACATTCCAAAAGGGCAAAAAAACCCGCAAAGACTGCTTCTCTTCCAGCAAAAACCACACCGTCTGTTTCGGAGAAAGAGCTTAGGGAATATTTTGCCCAATTGGGACTGGTGCGTAATCCCTTTACTTTAGGCGGAAAAATTTCAAAACGCGAAGAAACTTCCGAAAAAAAATCCCAAACTCTGCACTTAAGTGCGATTGTCTGGGACAAAATCCAACCCCTGGCAATCATCAATAACCAAGTATTAGGTGTGGGAGAGGTATATGAGAATTTTAAAATAATTTCTATCGAAAAAGAAAAGGTCGTAGTAAACAAAGAAGGAGAAACCGTAGAATTAACCATTTCGCCGTTAGAGTAATAGAAAAACACGGGATTCGTAATCCGTAACCCGTAAAGCGTAACTTTTAATTCTGATTACTGATTACCAATTACTGATTACCGATTACGGATGTACCAATTACTGAGTTTAAAGAAAGGAGGGGGATAATGTGTAAGTCTTTTGGATGTAGAGTCACTGCTTTTTTATTCATGATGTTTTTTGTAAGTAGTTTGAGTTTCGGCCAGGAGAAATCTTCTTCGGTAGTGGGAGAAATCACCGAGACTGCCTCGGGAAACCTCACTATGACTTTTAAAGATGCCGACCTGCTTACGGTCTTAGAACTACTTGCCCGTAAAGGAGGGGTAAATATCATTGCCGGAAAAGAGGTTAGTGGAAGCGTAACTGTTAAACTGGTGGATGTTCCTTGGGAAAAAGCCTTAAAGGCAATTCTTAAAATCAATAACTTAGGCTATGAACGCGAGGGGAACATCATTACTGTGATGAGTCAAGAGAAACTTGCCTCGCGCAGCAAATCCGAATCGGAAATCTCAGAAGTTCAACCGGTGATTACCGAGATATTTTATCTTAAAAATCTAGACGCTAACGACGCAAAAAGCGCCATTGCTCCGCAGCTATCAGGACGGGGGAAAATTTCCGTCGTAGCAATCAAAGGACAGCGGGGTTGGGTCTTTGGTGCAGAAACAACTATGGAAAAACGCACTCGTGTCCAGAAAGCAGAAACTGAAGGTAAAGCCAAAATCCTAATTGTTTCGGATATTCCTCCAGTAATTGAAAGAGTAAGAGAGATTATCAAAACCATTGATATCGCCCCGCGACAGGTAATGATTGAGGCAAAAATTCTGGAGGTTAACCACGATAAATTAAAGGATTTTGGCCTGGACTGGGGAAGCGGTTCTACCGGTGCGGAAAATTCCACCCTCTCCTTTGTAGACATAGAACGCGATGTCAGTAGAACTCCTCCCAAGGTTCATTCCCAACTTGCAGGTAAGCAGTTAGGCGCACAAAAAGCACCTTCTGTCTTTGAACCCAAAGCAGATTTAAGCGGAAATTTACCTTTTGATGCTGGACTGACCCTTGCCTACAAGAGACTCACTGGTTTTCAATTTGAGGCAATTCTACATGCTTTAAGTGAAGATGTAAGTGCAAATTTACTTTCTGCTCCACGCATTATGACTTTAGATAATCAGGAGGCAACTATTCTCGTGGGGACAAAATTCCCTATTTTAAGCACCAATGTCTCTGGCGAAACCACAACCACGGTCACCAGCACCCTTGACTACTTCCAGGAGGTAGGCATCCAGTTAAATGTCGTGCCCCAGATTATTTCCGAGAACCAAATCAATATGATTGTCCACCCTGCAGTTACCTCCATCATTGATTATGAAGAAGCGCAAAGTTCAGAGGGAAATGTTCTGGCCAGATACCCGGTAATTACCACGCGCGAGGCAGAAACTCAAGTCATCATAAAAAGTGGGGAAACCATTGCCATTGGAGGACTGCTTAAGGATATAAAGAAAGAGAGTAAAGTCGGTGTTCCCCTATTAAAAGACATACCTCTTTTTGGGCTTCTTTTCCAGCGCACTACTACCGATGTGGAGAAAATTGACCTTTTAATCTTCTTACGCGCCTTTATTGTGGAACCTCCGCAACTTACGGAAACCGAACAAGAACGTGTTACCAGTATTGACTCCGCAGACAAAATAATCAGCGAAGAAAAAATCTACAAGGAAAACAAACAAGGAGTCCTCGGTCGCTGGAAGAAGTTGTTTAAGGAACAGTAATTAAGAAGCGTAAAAGCGAACCAAACGAATAAAACGAACACAACGGACACTAGCGCACCAGAACACCAGTGAAAAACGGGGATTCGTAATTCGGATTACTGATTACCGATTACCGATTACTAATTACGGATTACGGATTCTAGAATTCTCTCTTCATCCCTCCTTCCCAGTTTATCCTTGACAAACCATTCCCACTATTCTACAATTTTCTGATAATCTGCTATTTTTTTAAAAATACGAACTTAAAATTGAAGGAGGGAAAATGCGCAAAACAGCCGAGAAAATAGAATTGTTTATTTGGGTTTTAATTTTTGGAGGAGTTATTTTTCTCAATCTTTCACCGCAATTGGTGAGCTTGAGGCGTATTCATCTTCTCGCGTTTCTTTCCTCGCTATTGATCTTCTTTCTCGCTGAGCAATTTATTTTTAAGCGCATTGCTAAACCTCTTAAGAGGAATCTTCTGCGGATTTTAAGTTTTTCTTCTTATATCGCGGTCATTTTATTTATACTTATTTTCCATAAAAACAGTGTATGGATTTTTTATTTCTTTCCCCTTCTTCTGGCTTTTTCTTTATCGCTAACTTTTGTAATCCAGCCCCGCACCTTTGTTCTCCTTTTGGTAATGGTTTCTCTGTTTCTTTTAGGTGAGATTTACTGGGAGGCAAGAATCCCCCCAGAGAATTTGGTAAGGCTTGAGTTACCCCTTCCTTTTACCAAAATATTTAGCCTTTCGCTTTTGGCAATCTTTGGATATTACCTCTACCGCAATCAGGTTCTAGTGAGAAGGGCACTTGAGGAATACAACGAGAAACTCAAAAATCTCAATGAGGAACTGCGCAGAAAAACCGAAGAATTGGAAACCGCCAATAAGCACCTCCAGGAGCTTTCTGAGGCAAAATCGGTGTTTGTGGCAACGGTTTCCCACGAACTACGCACTCCGCTTACCGCCATACTCAATTCTCTGAAATTAATTGGCTATGAGACGGCGAGCAATGAAAAGGTTAAGGAGTATATGGAAATCATTAAGAAAAACATAGACCGGCAATCAATAATGATTGATAATCTCCTGGACACCGCACGGCTTGAGCGGGGAACTTTTGAGATAAAACGCACGCATTTTGAGTTAAATGCTCTTATCTCGGAAGTGGTAGAAACGATGCGTCCTCAGGCAAAGAGCAAGGAAATAACAATTGATTTTTCTCCCTTATATGGTGATTCTTTTCTCTGGGGAGAAGAAGATGGGTTAAGAAGGGTTTTTATCAACCTCTTGGACAACGCCATAAAATTTACACCACAAGGGGGAAAGATTGAAATCTTTATGAGTCAGGAAGGTGCTAACTTAAAAGTTGTAGTAGCAGATACCGGTTGTGGAATTCCCAAAGAAGAACAGGAAAGAATTTTTGAGCCCTTTGTGCAGGCGCTAATGGAGAATAAACCCTCGCGGAGAGGCATTGGCTTGGGGCTGGCGATTGTCAGAGAAGTGGTTAGTCGCCATCAGGGAAAGGTGTGGCTTGAGTCGGAGGTAAACAGAGGAAGTAAATTCTATATTTTATTGCCCATCGACTTAAGAAAGAGTAAGAGAGATGAGTAATCGGATTTTACTCGTGGAAGATGAGGAGGATATTCGCAAAACCTTAGAGGAAATTTTGGTGCGTGAAGGTTTTGTGATAGAATTTGCCCGCGATGGCTTGGAAGCAATGCATAAACTGGAAGGAGCCAGTTTCAATTTAATCATTTTAGACCTAATGCTTCCTAAATGGGACGGCTTTAAGATTTGTAAGACCATCAAGCAGCATAAATTACACAAGGATGTTCCGGTAATTATTCTCACCGCCATGGCTCAGGATGAAGACCGCGAGAAATGTCTTTCCTATGGAGTGGATGAATATATCAAAAAACCCTTTGACCCCGATTTTCTCCTGCGAAGAATCCGCGAACTCTTAGAACGCCCTCCGGCAACCGATGCCCAATCCCCTCTCTCCAACCCCTCTAACCCCAGCTAAACCCCAACCAAAACCTAACCAAACCTAACCCACCTCGTAGGTGTCCCATAACTACCTCCATAAGTCGATAATTTATCGATACTTAAGTAGGCCGATTCTGGACACCTACGAGGTGGTAGACGGTTGAGGAAAGGTTTGGTTGGTTTGTTAGTTTCGTTTAGTTCGTTTAGTTCGTTAAATTCGTTTAATTCGTTACCTACTTCTTCACTCCGCGTTCAACGGTTATTTTTCCTAAGAGTTTTTCTAAGGCAGGGAACATTTCTTGGGGCTTAAAGGGTTTGGTGAACCAAGCGTCCACACCTACTTCTTTTGCCGGTTCTTCGCCCAACTTATCGGAACGGGCGCTAAACATCACCAAGGGGATATTGCGGAAGCGTTTGTCAAATTTAATAAAGCGTGCCACTTTATAGCCATTCATCTCGGGAAGCATTAAATCCAGAATAATTAAGTCTGCAGGCGCCTCTCGTAACTTCCTCAGCCCTTCATTACCCGAGAGGGCAAGCGTTACCTTATAGCCAGCCGACTCTAAGTGTTCTATGAGCTCCTTAACGGTTTCCGGCTCATCGTCAATGATTAAGATTTTCTTCTGCTCGGCAGTTTTCTCTTTTTCGGGCGTATCTTTTTTCATGGGTTAGTTAGGTTCGTTTAGTCCGTTGGGTTCGTTAATTTCGTTATATTTGTTGTGTTCGTTAATCTCGTTGAATTCGTTTTATTCGTTTTGTGCGCTTTACGCTTTTTAATGATTATCCTTCTATCTGCTTTTTCTGGGGAAGGCTGACGATAAAGGTACTTCCTTTACCCACTTCCGAAACCACATTTATCTCTCCGCCATGACGACGGATGATTTCCCGAGAAATATACAAACCCAAACCATGGCTATCAACATTGTCTCCATTGAAACCCGCCGCGGAATTATACCTCTGAAAAATCTTCTCCCGATTTTCCGGAGAAATCCCTATACCTGTGTCGGAGACATAGATTTTTACCAAATCCTTATTTTCCGAAACCTCAAAACTTACCTCAACTGTTCCATTTTCCTTGTTATATTTTACCGCATTATGAATCAAATTAACCAAAACCTGAGTTATCTCATCTTCATTTGCCCAAATTTTTAGTTCCGCGCTGTGCGGGAAAAGTCCTTTAATCACGACACCCTTGTTTACGGCTAAAATATCTAACGAATAAATAACATGTTTTACCGTGCTGACTAAATCAAAGAATTTTCCCTCTATCGCTACTTTCTTATTACCGCCGTTTTTGGCATAGGTAAGCCAATCCTCAACAAAGCGCTTTAAACGTTGGGTGCTCTGTCTAGCTAAGGCAAAAAGGCGCTTCTGTCTATCGTTAAGCGTCGGGTTAAGTTCCTCAACAAGCATCTCCAGGACCTCATCAATGACAGTTACGGGAACTTTAAATTCGTGGGAAAGATGGGAAACAATCTCCTCTTTTACGTTAGGGATGGTCTTCTTTCTATGCTCAGTGATACTCTCCAAATAAACGCTCAACAACTCCCCGATTTTCGTCAAAAGACTGAGGTCGTTTAAATTAAAGACCTCACGCGAGGTTTTATTATTTATATTGATTACCCCAATTACTTTTTCTTTTTCCTTCAAGGGAACGCTTAAAAGAGAATTATTATAGTATCTACCTCTTCTTATCGGAAACCTCCCATCACGCACAAGGTCTTCTACCAAAAGGGGCTTACCGGTTTTTATAACCCAGTGAATAATCGTTTTAGGCGGGTCCTCTTCTTCAATTATGGTATTCTCGACAATCTCTTCACTTAAACCCCGTGCACATCTTATCTTTAAAATGTCAGAATGCTCTTCTTTTAAAACGATAGAAACTGTCTCTACCGAGAATAATTGTGCAATCCTTTCCGCAACAATCTTCAGACAATTATCTAAATCAGCACAGGTGCTTATTTCCCGTGCTAATTGATAAACTGCAGAAAGTTCAAAGAGATAGCGCTCAATTACCGTCCTCTGCTTTTCCTGAATCCCTCCCAAGAGGGCGTGGATTTGTTCTTTTAATTCGTCCATCTGAAAAACTCCGTAATCCATAATCAGTAATTCGAAACCCCTTGTGTTCGTTGGGTTCGTTAGTTCGTTATATTCGTTAATTTCGCTTAATTCGTTATTTTCGTTTTGCGCTTTGCGCTTTAAACTTTTAGTTTTTTTCTCTACCTCGGTTTGGGTCCCCTGCCCCGTCCTTCTTCCTCATCTTCTTGTTGTCCAGGCGGAGTTCCGCCTTGTCCGGGCGGTGTCCCACCTTGGCCGGGTGGGGTACCTCCTTGTCCGGGTGGATCGCCGGGTTTTCCCGGGTCTTCAGGTTTTCCCGGTGGTTCATCGGGCTTCTTTCCCTGTCCGGGCGGCTCTCCGGGCTTCCCCGGGTCTTCGGGCTTTCCCGGTGGTTCTGGCGGTTTATTCCCCTGACCTTGAGCACCTCCTGTACCCGTGGGGGTCGTGGTAGTGGTTGTAGAACCTTCTGCTGTGTGCCCAGAATTGTTATATTCATCTAAAGCGTCTTTTAGACGCAAGAGATATTCTCTATCTAAAGATGGGTCAAGCAGAGCATTATCTGCCTCTTCAATCAACGCCAGAATATCATCGGTATAAGTAGCACCATTAGCAATGTTTAATTTGGCGGCCAGAAGCTGGGCTCTAAGCATACTGTAGGGGTCTTTAGCATCTGCTCCCTGCAAAATCTCATAAGCTTGCTCTACTGTCTCAATACGCACCCCTCCAAGATAAATCTCATTTTCACTAAGTATCCGCGCCAAGTGCTCCCGATGTGGGGCGGTCTTCCAATAGCCAATAGTCAATGTTCCTGTGCTCGGTGGTTGTGGTGGCTCGGGCGGTTCTGGTGGCTCCGGGGGTTCTGGGGGCTCTGGCGGTTCCGGCGGTTCTGGTGGCTCCGGCGGTTCCGGTGGCTCCGGCGGTTGCGGCGGTTCTGGAGGTTGCGGCGGTTCTGGAGGTTGCGGCGGCTGGGGTGGGCAGATACAAACTGGACACTCTGGTCCTTGGCAAGGCACAAGATTAATCACCCAAAACTTATTGTCGCCATTCACAAAATTAACCGCTAATTCCTGCTGTAAACCTTCGTTGTCCGAATCAAGAGCCATTATCCCGTTAATTTCGGGAACAATCTGCCCGGGGCAAACGGTTTCATCTTCACTAAAGTGCTCTCTTAGAACAAGCTCAATTTCTCCCGCCTGATTAAAAATATCGTAAATATTTAAGCGGTTCTCCAAAACTCTTCCACCTGTGCCATACTTTACTAAAGCCACCGCTAAATTATAATCAATTCCCGCATTGTCATTGCGTGAAAGATAAAGCGCCATATCCTTTACGCTGTAACCCTCTTCTACCAGTTTTTGCCTCAAGACCGTAATTGCCTGCAAAAGGGGAATCTTAATCCCCAAACTTTCGGCGATTCCCGGAATTAAACCTTCGGATTTAAGCCCATTTTCTAAACTCATTCTTGAACTAAACTCAATTGCCTCTTTTACTTTAACCGCCACACTACCTTCTACGGTATTTTCCAGCTTTAGGGCATAACGCTTTCCTTCTTTATCTTGAGCAACCAAATAATAACCATCTTCAATACGTGTAAAACCTACAGGAGTAAACCCTTGAGGTAAGGGCGCGCTGATTGCTTTTACCACTTTTCGCGGAGAATTCTGGTCCAAATAGCCATGCACTTCTAAGAAATAACGCTCGCCTTCCTTAAAGACCACAAAGAGCTCTTCATTGCCCACAATTTCCTCATCGTAATTATCTATAAGGTCAAATTTACCCACCGCCACAATTTTGTCCGCAGGAGCAAATAAAGACAAATCAATGATGGCATTAATCTGCCCATTGGGATAGAGAATTCCCGAATCAAGAATAGCAGGAATTTCGGTCTGATAAGCATCGGCGTCAAAAATTATTCCTCTCCACTTGGTCCAAACCGCTAATACCGCTTGCAATTCTTGAGATACAAGCGTTTGAGGAAATTCCGTAGTAGTCGCTACTGTTACGGG
Proteins encoded in this window:
- the pilM gene encoding pilus assembly protein PilM, whose protein sequence is MQKKNKKILALDVDGEIITLVLAELAKEQIKLVGIKTISLLGLSPADYTQELSARIQEALKEFSPLGREVLVSLHSSSLYLGRYALPGLPQKEISSALRWQFKDAVSEKEEDILFDYLLVKETTDSEGLRQKHYLVCLVPKKEVNALCQLLEKINLEPLKITPPPFSLGKLLPENILPQKIYAVLDFAWTTSTLSFYRNREILFSRLIPVGVKNLVNSLCISLVYKGNNLSLNSQSAWQLLQEVGIPETTEGEWHGFPFSQILILLRPELERLATELIRSLDYFSFTLKEGTPEKIFLTGIGSAIKGLLKILTPSLHFPLEVLTFPVATSLELSPQEKNALTAPLANILNRFHKTIDFLPQEFRIAQIPALKKAINLFSLIVTFFLLGSIILALPRNIIQKKELTRFKKQMPNFEKLRALKQEFDRKREIKDIISAGKMNFNWVIQEISALLPPKAIISRMNIDKNSRSIELLGVIFAGDFVENIVVEMMKNMENSKIFFEPKLESIRKSPEKSLAEFKIKARIR
- a CDS encoding secretin and TonB N-terminal domain-containing protein, which produces MCKSFGCRVTAFLFMMFFVSSLSFGQEKSSSVVGEITETASGNLTMTFKDADLLTVLELLARKGGVNIIAGKEVSGSVTVKLVDVPWEKALKAILKINNLGYEREGNIITVMSQEKLASRSKSESEISEVQPVITEIFYLKNLDANDAKSAIAPQLSGRGKISVVAIKGQRGWVFGAETTMEKRTRVQKAETEGKAKILIVSDIPPVIERVREIIKTIDIAPRQVMIEAKILEVNHDKLKDFGLDWGSGSTGAENSTLSFVDIERDVSRTPPKVHSQLAGKQLGAQKAPSVFEPKADLSGNLPFDAGLTLAYKRLTGFQFEAILHALSEDVSANLLSAPRIMTLDNQEATILVGTKFPILSTNVSGETTTTVTSTLDYFQEVGIQLNVVPQIISENQINMIVHPAVTSIIDYEEAQSSEGNVLARYPVITTREAETQVIIKSGETIAIGGLLKDIKKESKVGVPLLKDIPLFGLLFQRTTTDVEKIDLLIFLRAFIVEPPQLTETEQERVTSIDSADKIISEEKIYKENKQGVLGRWKKLFKEQ
- a CDS encoding HAMP domain-containing histidine kinase, which gives rise to MRKTAEKIELFIWVLIFGGVIFLNLSPQLVSLRRIHLLAFLSSLLIFFLAEQFIFKRIAKPLKRNLLRILSFSSYIAVILFILIFHKNSVWIFYFFPLLLAFSLSLTFVIQPRTFVLLLVMVSLFLLGEIYWEARIPPENLVRLELPLPFTKIFSLSLLAIFGYYLYRNQVLVRRALEEYNEKLKNLNEELRRKTEELETANKHLQELSEAKSVFVATVSHELRTPLTAILNSLKLIGYETASNEKVKEYMEIIKKNIDRQSIMIDNLLDTARLERGTFEIKRTHFELNALISEVVETMRPQAKSKEITIDFSPLYGDSFLWGEEDGLRRVFINLLDNAIKFTPQGGKIEIFMSQEGANLKVVVADTGCGIPKEEQERIFEPFVQALMENKPSRRGIGLGLAIVREVVSRHQGKVWLESEVNRGSKFYILLPIDLRKSKRDE
- a CDS encoding response regulator; amino-acid sequence: MSNRILLVEDEEDIRKTLEEILVREGFVIEFARDGLEAMHKLEGASFNLIILDLMLPKWDGFKICKTIKQHKLHKDVPVIILTAMAQDEDREKCLSYGVDEYIKKPFDPDFLLRRIRELLERPPATDAQSPLSNPSNPS
- a CDS encoding response regulator is translated as MKKDTPEKEKTAEQKKILIIDDEPETVKELIEHLESAGYKVTLALSGNEGLRKLREAPADLIILDLMLPEMNGYKVARFIKFDKRFRNIPLVMFSARSDKLGEEPAKEVGVDAWFTKPFKPQEMFPALEKLLGKITVERGVKK
- a CDS encoding GAF domain-containing sensor histidine kinase; amino-acid sequence: MDYGVFQMDELKEQIHALLGGIQEKQRTVIERYLFELSAVYQLAREISTCADLDNCLKIVAERIAQLFSVETVSIVLKEEHSDILKIRCARGLSEEIVENTIIEEEDPPKTIIHWVIKTGKPLLVEDLVRDGRFPIRRGRYYNNSLLSVPLKEKEKVIGVININNKTSREVFNLNDLSLLTKIGELLSVYLESITEHRKKTIPNVKEEIVSHLSHEFKVPVTVIDEVLEMLVEELNPTLNDRQKRLFALARQSTQRLKRFVEDWLTYAKNGGNKKVAIEGKFFDLVSTVKHVIYSLDILAVNKGVVIKGLFPHSAELKIWANEDEITQVLVNLIHNAVKYNKENGTVEVSFEVSENKDLVKIYVSDTGIGISPENREKIFQRYNSAAGFNGDNVDSHGLGLYISREIIRRHGGEINVVSEVGKGSTFIVSLPQKKQIEG